A window from Candidatus Eisenbacteria bacterium encodes these proteins:
- a CDS encoding Trm112 family protein, translating into MALSEDLLQILVCPACKGDLEYDREKATLTCRACRLRYRIEDDIPVMLVDEAEKLSD; encoded by the coding sequence ATGGCGCTGAGCGAAGACCTCCTCCAGATCCTGGTCTGTCCCGCCTGCAAGGGCGACCTCGAGTACGACCGCGAGAAGGCCACCTTGACCTGCCGCGCGTGCCGGCTGCGCTACCGCATCGAGGACGACATTCCCGTGATGCTGGTGGACGAAGCCGAAAAGCTGTCGGACTAG
- a CDS encoding acetyl-CoA carboxylase carboxyltransferase subunit alpha: MALLDFEKPLAELDAQIESLRGFAEGQNLEVGGELRRLELKAERLRSEIFARLTPWQRVQLARHSGRPTTLDYVATLCDESMELAGDRNFRDDPGLVTGIGLASGMPLVWMGQQKGGADVKENVRRNFGMSHPEGYRKALRMFHMAGKFRVPLVSFVDTPGAYPGIGSEERGISEAIARNLREMLQMRAPFVVVVTGEGGSGGALGIAVADVVLVLEYAFYSVISPEGCASILWSDATKAAEAAEALRFTSGDLVDLRVVDEVVPEPAGGAHRDPQVARQRVREAVLRNLRRLWEMPPEELIRRRREKYLAMGMSALDPAALTPPGKAW, translated from the coding sequence ATGGCGCTACTCGACTTTGAAAAACCACTGGCCGAGCTGGACGCTCAGATCGAGAGCCTGCGCGGCTTCGCCGAGGGCCAGAACCTGGAAGTGGGCGGGGAACTGCGCCGTCTGGAACTCAAGGCGGAGCGGCTGCGCAGCGAGATCTTCGCGCGACTGACGCCGTGGCAGCGGGTGCAGCTGGCGCGGCACTCCGGCCGTCCCACCACCCTGGACTACGTGGCCACCCTGTGCGACGAGTCCATGGAGCTGGCCGGCGACCGGAACTTCCGCGACGACCCCGGCCTGGTGACCGGCATCGGCCTGGCCTCGGGAATGCCCCTGGTGTGGATGGGCCAGCAGAAGGGCGGCGCGGACGTGAAGGAGAATGTCCGGCGCAACTTCGGCATGTCCCATCCGGAGGGCTACCGCAAGGCGCTGCGCATGTTCCACATGGCGGGCAAGTTCCGCGTGCCGCTGGTGTCCTTCGTGGACACGCCGGGGGCCTACCCCGGCATCGGCTCCGAGGAGCGGGGCATCAGCGAGGCCATCGCGCGCAACCTGCGCGAGATGCTCCAGATGCGCGCCCCGTTCGTGGTGGTGGTCACCGGCGAAGGCGGCAGTGGCGGTGCGCTGGGCATCGCGGTGGCGGACGTGGTGCTGGTGCTGGAGTACGCGTTCTACTCGGTGATCAGCCCCGAAGGCTGCGCCTCGATCCTGTGGTCCGACGCCACCAAGGCGGCCGAGGCGGCCGAGGCGCTCCGCTTCACCTCGGGGGACCTGGTGGACCTGCGCGTGGTGGACGAGGTGGTCCCCGAGCCGGCGGGCGGGGCCCACCGCGATCCACAGGTGGCCCGCCAGCGGGTGCGCGAGGCGGTGCTCCGGAACCTCAGGCGCCTGTGGGAGATGCCCCCCGAGGAGCTGATCCGGCGCCGGCGCGAGAAGTACCTCGCCATGGGCATGAGCGCGCTGGACCCCGCAGCGTTGACCCCCCCGGGCAAGGCGTGGTAG